One Terriglobia bacterium genomic region harbors:
- a CDS encoding DUF2200 domain-containing protein, which yields MPKHRIFATKFAAVYPLYVQKAERKNRTKEDVDQIICWLTGYNQAELQQQIKRENDFETFFAQAPAIHPNSSLIKGVVCGVRVEEIEDPLMQKIRYLDKLIDELAKGKPMEKILRQ from the coding sequence ATGCCTAAACACCGAATTTTCGCGACAAAATTTGCAGCGGTTTATCCGCTATATGTTCAAAAAGCGGAACGAAAAAATCGTACGAAAGAAGATGTTGACCAAATCATCTGCTGGTTGACTGGATATAACCAAGCGGAATTACAGCAGCAAATCAAACGAGAGAACGATTTTGAAACTTTTTTTGCTCAAGCACCAGCCATTCATCCAAATAGTTCGCTTATCAAAGGCGTAGTGTGCGGTGTTCGCGTGGAAGAAATTGAAGATCCGCTGATGCAAAAGATACGCTATTTAGACAAGCTGATTGATGAGCTCGCAAAAGGCAAACCAATGGAGAAAATTCTGCGGCAATAA
- a CDS encoding helix-turn-helix domain-containing protein: MRASRVYSFRPTEIKSIRSKLGKSQFAFALMIGVSVATLRNWEQGRRVPEGPARALLKVAAENPEAVAEALETYTG; the protein is encoded by the coding sequence ATGAGAGCAAGCCGGGTCTACTCATTCAGGCCGACCGAAATCAAGTCGATACGATCGAAACTCGGCAAATCGCAATTCGCATTTGCTCTCATGATCGGCGTGAGCGTTGCAACGCTCCGGAATTGGGAGCAGGGACGTAGGGTGCCCGAGGGGCCGGCGAGGGCTTTGCTCAAAGTAGCGGCCGAAAATCCTGAAGCTGTGGCAGAAGCATTGGAAACATACACAGGCTAA
- a CDS encoding type II toxin-antitoxin system RelE/ParE family toxin — MRFVETPVFTRSVTSILDDDHYRTLQLALVLRPEQGTLIRGSGGLRKLRCPLPGRGKRGSARVIYYWDRHTETFYMLFVYRKTEQGDLTPEQIRILGKIVNKEFK, encoded by the coding sequence ATGCGCTTTGTTGAGACGCCAGTGTTCACGAGAAGCGTAACGTCGATACTCGACGACGATCATTATAGGACTCTCCAACTGGCGCTGGTCTTGCGCCCGGAGCAAGGCACTCTCATTCGGGGCAGTGGCGGGCTTAGAAAGCTACGATGCCCGCTGCCAGGCCGAGGCAAGCGGGGGAGTGCACGGGTGATCTATTACTGGGACAGGCACACAGAGACTTTCTATATGCTGTTCGTTTACCGCAAGACGGAACAGGGGGATTTGACCCCAGAACAGATACGAATTCTTGGTAAGATTGTCAACAAGGAGTTTAAGTGA
- a CDS encoding immunity 50 family protein, producing the protein MTSIESLIQDSQKLTALFGAWPSFHDAEVVDLHFWRGDVKPGDWDDRNIFPVLTVKVRVLEATQPGATGAGHDVFATLRFHDVGDFRMAGFNHQNRIFGLSIRVQDRGKFESGESLPPFLAVQFQQAFGISASFRCFRIEVVDAARCTEEGKVYA; encoded by the coding sequence ATGACCAGTATCGAATCACTCATTCAAGATAGCCAGAAGTTGACAGCTTTGTTTGGCGCCTGGCCATCATTCCACGACGCAGAAGTTGTCGATCTTCACTTCTGGCGTGGTGATGTCAAACCGGGTGATTGGGATGATAGGAATATTTTCCCGGTGCTCACCGTAAAGGTGCGTGTCTTGGAAGCGACGCAGCCGGGGGCTACTGGCGCGGGTCATGATGTTTTTGCCACTTTGCGTTTTCATGACGTAGGTGATTTCAGGATGGCGGGTTTTAACCATCAAAATAGGATTTTCGGCCTTTCCATCAGAGTTCAGGACCGCGGGAAGTTTGAGAGCGGCGAGAGCTTGCCGCCCTTTTTGGCTGTCCAGTTTCAGCAAGCGTTCGGCATAAGTGCATCATTTCGCTGTTTCCGAATTGAAGTTGTAGATGCTGCGCGATGTACCGAGGAAGGAAAGGTGTATGCCTAA